Genomic segment of Bacillota bacterium:
AACATGACCACGAGCGAAGAAGACCTGCGAACCATCGACCACAGGAAGGCAGCGGAGCTGCTGGGTCTTCATCCTGTCACCGTGCTTCGCCTAGCGAGGGAGAACCGCATTCCCCACCTGCGCCTTGGCCGCAAGGTGCGCTTTCGCGTGGCGGCGCTTCTGGCGTGGATGGAAGAACAGGAGCGGGAGCATCACACCCGGGCCGCGTGAGGAGTGACCACCATGATTCGCACCCTCAACCGCTACGAAGCCGCCTACGCTGCCATGCGCGGCATTCGCGTGCGCGTCGTGCCAGATCCTGACTCGGGGTTCGGGGTCGCTTACGAGCTGGACACCGACGACAAGAGCATCATCGCGGCCTACTGGAATAGCGCTTACGCCGGCTTCGTCACCCGGCTCCGCCGGATTGAAGCGGAGTCGCGGCGGCTCCATCGCCACGCCCGCA
This window contains:
- a CDS encoding helix-turn-helix domain-containing protein produces the protein MTTSEEDLRTIDHRKAAELLGLHPVTVLRLARENRIPHLRLGRKVRFRVAALLAWMEEQEREHHTRAA